Proteins encoded by one window of Lutibacter sp. A64:
- a CDS encoding Crp/Fnr family transcriptional regulator — translation MPDFIKKETVSNFDFIDAKKCLNNLNEQEQNELLKNKNDIEFAPDEIIIKRGFAVNHILYLVDGLAKLEIVNDGKPYTIGLVQSHSFIGIICCFAFENFDFTATALEKTKVSFIDKSVFQNFIKTNGNFALDLIKHMSGVSNNLFHRITTLSQKNIDGALSLILLDFAEIYKNNSFKIPMVRKDLANMLGYSKESVINTLSKFNKEKIIKVSDRKIEIINLKKLKQISKLG, via the coding sequence ATGCCTGATTTTATAAAAAAGGAAACCGTTTCTAATTTCGACTTTATAGATGCCAAAAAATGCTTAAATAATTTAAATGAACAAGAGCAAAATGAACTTCTAAAAAATAAGAACGACATAGAGTTTGCACCAGATGAAATAATTATTAAAAGAGGTTTTGCCGTTAACCATATTTTGTATCTAGTAGATGGTTTAGCTAAACTTGAAATAGTTAATGATGGAAAACCTTATACAATTGGTTTGGTACAATCACATTCTTTCATTGGTATAATTTGCTGTTTTGCTTTTGAAAATTTTGACTTTACAGCTACTGCATTAGAAAAAACAAAAGTAAGTTTTATAGATAAAAGTGTATTTCAAAACTTTATTAAAACTAACGGAAATTTTGCTTTAGATTTAATTAAACATATGTCTGGTGTTTCTAATAATTTGTTTCATAGAATTACAACTCTTTCTCAAAAAAATATTGATGGAGCTTTATCATTAATACTACTTGATTTTGCTGAAATTTACAAGAACAATTCTTTTAAAATTCCAATGGTTAGAAAAGACCTTGCAAATATGCTTGGCTATTCTAAAGAAAGCGTTATTAATACTTTATCAAAATTTAATAAAGAAAAAATCATTAAAGTTTCTGACAGAAAAATTGAAATAATTAACTTAAAAAAACTAAAACAAATTAGTAAACTAGGGTAA
- a CDS encoding Lcl domain-containing protein, translating to MKKYLVLILVCLTLQAFSQEDNNYLTATIIGSGSPKFNVDRSGPSVLISYKNTEILVDMGNGTQANLNKLNTKIRTIDGLLFTHHHLDHNEEFTPIFIQSLLGGNSITVAGPNPTTALVTNIFDVYNEDISYRLSKSGRNLNDVIDNITYKNLDGNETFYIGAIKISCTEVNHSIKTLAYRFEVDNQSIVISGDLTYSKSLPILAKNADYLIMDSGGAIELGSNRAKNRGNRANTRNNTSNIQKAHVNLSESSQMAKEANVKNLVLTHFNFTNVDEEATTVAIRKNYGGTVLYAKDLMKLPLRLSETNISKVNSALNLTYPIVDTGVKSYYSDLETISEPSIDDDFYGQDANYNGNQPSYTDNKNGTVTDNVTGLMWQKDMGLKMTLEEALLKAENSNLGGYSDWRIPNIKELYSLILFTGKVKGTVAIDMFIDTDYFIQPLGDTTNGEREIDAQTWSSTEYVGRTMNNNETIFGVNFIDGRIKGYPKYNPRTKNENKMYFRMVRGNTAYGQNNFIDNGDGTVSDYATGLMWQKVDDGVGKNWEEALTYSNNLKLGSYTDWRLPNAKELQSIVDYSRAPQTTNSPAIHSIFETTEISDPNGKTGQYPYFWTSTTHLDGRNPNASAVYIAFGEGQGKMRGNLMDVHGAGCQRSDPKSGNKNSYPQFFGPQGDVRYVYNFVRSVRDINETTKNINTTQKLNKETKNRQQAPQLKNGRNNNSQSSNIAPSFENLLKKMDVNKDNKLSKNEVKGRLKENFDRRDINKDGFITEDEMKNRIR from the coding sequence ATGAAAAAATATTTAGTTTTAATTCTAGTTTGTCTTACTTTACAAGCCTTCTCTCAAGAAGATAATAATTATTTAACGGCCACAATAATAGGTTCCGGTTCGCCTAAATTTAATGTAGATCGGTCTGGGCCTTCAGTATTAATTTCTTATAAAAATACTGAAATTTTGGTTGATATGGGAAATGGTACACAAGCTAATTTAAATAAGTTAAATACTAAAATTAGAACTATTGATGGTTTACTTTTTACACACCATCATTTAGACCATAACGAAGAATTTACTCCTATTTTTATTCAATCACTTTTGGGAGGAAATAGTATAACTGTAGCAGGTCCAAATCCAACCACTGCATTAGTTACTAATATTTTTGATGTATATAATGAAGATATTAGCTATAGACTTTCAAAATCTGGAAGAAACTTAAATGATGTAATAGATAATATTACTTATAAAAATTTAGATGGAAACGAAACTTTTTATATTGGTGCTATAAAAATAAGTTGTACTGAAGTAAACCACAGTATAAAAACTTTAGCTTATCGTTTTGAAGTAGATAACCAATCTATTGTAATTTCAGGAGATTTAACATACTCTAAATCACTGCCTATTTTGGCTAAAAATGCAGATTATTTAATTATGGATTCTGGCGGAGCTATTGAATTAGGTTCTAATAGAGCTAAAAATAGAGGGAATAGAGCAAATACAAGAAATAACACAAGCAATATACAAAAAGCGCATGTTAATTTATCGGAAAGTTCTCAAATGGCTAAAGAAGCAAATGTTAAAAATTTAGTATTAACACATTTTAATTTTACCAATGTGGATGAGGAAGCAACAACTGTAGCTATTCGTAAAAATTATGGAGGAACAGTTTTATATGCTAAAGATTTAATGAAGTTGCCTTTGCGTTTAAGTGAAACTAATATTAGTAAAGTAAATTCAGCACTTAACCTTACATATCCAATTGTTGATACTGGTGTTAAAAGTTATTATTCAGATTTAGAAACTATTTCTGAACCATCTATAGATGACGACTTTTATGGTCAAGATGCAAATTACAATGGAAACCAACCTTCGTATACAGATAATAAAAATGGTACTGTAACTGATAATGTAACTGGATTGATGTGGCAAAAAGATATGGGCTTAAAAATGACTCTTGAAGAAGCGCTTTTAAAAGCAGAAAATTCTAATTTAGGAGGATATTCAGATTGGAGAATCCCTAATATAAAAGAATTGTATTCTCTTATTTTATTTACAGGAAAAGTAAAAGGAACTGTTGCTATTGATATGTTTATAGATACGGATTATTTTATTCAACCTTTAGGAGATACAACCAATGGTGAACGTGAAATAGATGCGCAAACTTGGTCTTCTACCGAATATGTAGGAAGAACCATGAATAATAATGAAACTATTTTTGGTGTAAATTTTATTGATGGGCGTATTAAAGGATATCCTAAATACAATCCAAGAACTAAAAATGAAAATAAAATGTATTTTAGAATGGTACGTGGTAATACTGCGTATGGCCAAAATAATTTTATAGATAATGGAGATGGTACTGTTAGCGATTATGCTACTGGTTTAATGTGGCAAAAAGTAGATGATGGTGTTGGAAAAAATTGGGAAGAGGCATTAACATATTCTAATAACCTAAAATTAGGTTCTTATACAGATTGGCGCTTACCTAATGCCAAAGAATTACAAAGTATAGTTGATTATTCTAGAGCTCCACAAACTACAAATTCACCTGCTATACATTCTATTTTTGAAACAACAGAAATTAGTGATCCTAATGGAAAAACAGGTCAATACCCATATTTTTGGACAAGTACAACCCATTTAGATGGTAGAAATCCAAATGCTAGTGCGGTTTATATTGCTTTTGGTGAAGGACAAGGAAAAATGAGAGGGAATTTAATGGATGTGCATGGTGCAGGTTGTCAAAGAAGTGATCCTAAAAGTGGTAATAAAAATAGCTACCCTCAGTTTTTTGGACCACAAGGAGATGTTAGGTATGTTTATAATTTTGTTAGAAGTGTTAGAGATATTAATGAAACAACAAAAAATATAAATACAACTCAAAAACTAAATAAAGAAACTAAAAATAGACAACAAGCACCACAGCTAAAGAATGGGAGAAATAATAACTCTCAAAGCTCTAATATAGCTCCTTCATTTGAAAACTTGCTTAAAAAAATGGATGTTAACAAGGATAATAAATTATCAAAAAATGAAGTAAAAGGGCGCCTAAAAGAAAATTTTGATAGACGAGATATTAATAAAGATGGTTTTATTACTGAAGATGAAATGAAGAATAGAATACGATAA
- a CDS encoding peptidylprolyl isomerase yields the protein MDNGLYAKFNTTKGAILVNLEFKKTPGTVGNFVALAEGNLENNSKPQGKPYYDGLKFHRVIADFMIQGGCPLGTGTGSPGYSFDDEFHPELKHDAPGVLSMANSGPASNGSQFFITHVATPWLDQKHTVFGKVVEGQDVVDSIAQNDIIETLEIIRVGEAAEKFNAVEAFRVFEGARAKREAEAKAAMKAEMDKIATGYDETPSGLRYKVLQEGNGKKAEKGNMVSVHYKGQLLDGKVFDSSYQRKQPIDFTIGVGQVIPGWDEGIQLLKVGDKARLVIPSELAYGSQGAGGIIPPNATLIFDVELVAVK from the coding sequence ATGGATAACGGATTATACGCAAAATTTAACACCACAAAAGGTGCTATTTTAGTAAACTTAGAATTTAAAAAAACACCTGGAACTGTTGGTAACTTTGTTGCTTTAGCTGAAGGTAATTTAGAAAATAATTCTAAACCACAAGGAAAACCTTACTATGACGGATTAAAATTTCATAGAGTAATAGCTGATTTTATGATTCAAGGGGGATGTCCTTTAGGAACAGGTACAGGATCTCCTGGATATAGTTTTGATGATGAATTTCATCCAGAATTAAAACACGATGCGCCTGGAGTTTTATCTATGGCAAACTCTGGACCTGCTTCTAACGGAAGTCAGTTTTTTATAACACATGTTGCGACTCCTTGGTTAGATCAAAAACATACTGTTTTTGGTAAAGTTGTAGAAGGGCAAGATGTTGTTGATAGCATTGCTCAAAATGATATAATAGAAACTCTTGAAATTATTAGAGTTGGTGAAGCTGCTGAAAAATTTAATGCTGTTGAAGCATTTAGAGTTTTTGAAGGCGCTAGAGCAAAAAGAGAAGCTGAAGCTAAAGCTGCTATGAAAGCTGAAATGGATAAAATAGCTACGGGTTACGATGAAACTCCTAGTGGATTACGCTATAAAGTTTTACAAGAAGGAAATGGTAAAAAAGCTGAAAAAGGAAACATGGTTTCTGTACATTATAAAGGTCAGTTATTAGACGGAAAAGTATTTGATTCTTCTTACCAACGCAAACAACCTATTGATTTTACAATTGGTGTTGGACAAGTTATTCCTGGTTGGGATGAAGGAATTCAATTATTAAAAGTTGGAGACAAAGCTCGTTTAGTTATTCCTTCTGAATTGGCTTATGGTAGCCAAGGTGCTGGTGGAATTATACCTCCAAATGCAACATTAATTTTTGATGTAGAATTGGTAGCGGTTAAATAA
- a CDS encoding polysaccharide lyase family 7 protein, whose translation MFLMITFISCNSSNDDTEDVIIEEEEEEVVIEPEENANISWKNWYLSVPVNRGNGSATSIFYETIENNKLTAEQSKYFYENSDGSYTMYTKFTGFTTSGGPYALDDGKYCRTELREFWKGNQTTSDNWSMSTGTHILESTVQVVYCEGTGQTYVAQIHGIETEGLNGSPATVKVQWKNGDIVIEYYLKPDAGEDWTSKFDEKITIGKVDNEKFTIKLKVEDGKLYYALVCETKNIATDYTFVFDYVENGYLHNNYFKTGNYFKWNKDYEASAEVILYKVITSHI comes from the coding sequence ATGTTTTTAATGATAACATTTATTTCTTGTAATTCTAGTAATGATGATACGGAAGATGTTATTATTGAAGAAGAAGAGGAGGAAGTTGTTATTGAACCTGAAGAAAATGCTAATATCTCATGGAAGAATTGGTATTTATCGGTACCTGTTAATCGTGGTAATGGTAGCGCTACTTCTATTTTTTATGAAACTATAGAGAATAATAAGTTAACTGCTGAACAATCTAAATATTTTTATGAGAATTCTGATGGAAGTTATACGATGTATACAAAATTTACGGGCTTTACAACTTCTGGAGGGCCTTACGCTTTAGATGATGGAAAATATTGTAGAACAGAATTGCGTGAATTTTGGAAAGGAAATCAAACTACATCAGATAATTGGTCAATGTCTACAGGAACTCACATTTTAGAATCTACTGTACAAGTTGTTTATTGTGAAGGAACTGGGCAGACATATGTAGCACAAATTCATGGAATTGAAACAGAAGGTTTAAACGGTTCTCCTGCAACCGTAAAAGTACAATGGAAAAATGGAGATATTGTAATTGAATATTATCTAAAACCAGATGCTGGTGAAGATTGGACAAGTAAATTTGACGAGAAAATTACCATTGGAAAAGTTGATAATGAAAAATTTACAATTAAATTAAAAGTTGAAGACGGTAAATTATACTATGCCTTAGTTTGTGAAACAAAAAATATAGCAACCGATTATACCTTTGTTTTTGACTATGTTGAAAATGGTTATTTACATAATAATTATTTTAAAACGGGTAATTATTTTAAATGGAATAAAGATTATGAAGCATCTGCAGAAGTTATTTTATATAAAGTAATTACTTCTCATATATAA